A stretch of the Aspergillus puulaauensis MK2 DNA, chromosome 6, nearly complete sequence genome encodes the following:
- a CDS encoding alpha-galactosidase (CAZy:GH36;~COG:G;~EggNog:ENOG410PIUQ;~InterPro:IPR002252,IPR031705,IPR031704,IPR017853, IPR013780,IPR013785,IPR038417;~PFAM:PF02065,PF16874,PF16875;~SECRETED:SignalP(1-23);~go_function: GO:0003824 - catalytic activity [Evidence IEA];~go_function: GO:0004557 - alpha-galactosidase activity [Evidence IEA];~go_process: GO:0016052 - carbohydrate catabolic process [Evidence IEA]), whose translation MVAFSPVALGLLTLVGHSTMASAQSNSAVVADDTSFALNGDNVSYRFHVNETTGDLVSDHFGGSVGGAIPSPKEPAVNGWVGETGRTRREFPDQGRGDFRIPAVRIRQTAGYAVSDLQYKSHEVVEGKSGLPGLPATFGDAGDVTTLVVHLYDNYSSVAADLSYSIFPRYDAVVRSVNVTNKGEGNITIESLASLSVDFNYEDLEMISLRGDWAREANLQRSKIDYGVQGFGSNTGYSSHLHNPFLAIVEPSTTESQGEAWGFNLIYTGSFSAEVEKGSQGLTRALLGFNPDRLSWTLGPDETLTTPECVAVYSKNGIGGMSRKFHRLYRNHLIKSKFATSDRPVLLNSWEGVYFDYNQSTIETLAEQSAALGIHLFVMDDGWFGDKYPRTADNAGLGDWTPNPERFPDGLSPVVEDITNISVNGTEDTKLRFGIWVEPEMVNPNSSLYREHPDWVLHAGPYPRTERRNQLVLNVALPEVQDFIIDFMTDLLNSSDISYIKWDNNRGVHESPSPSNDHKYMLGLYRVFDTLTTRFPDVLWEGCASGGGRFDPGVLQYFPQIWTSDNTDGVDRVTIQFGTSLAYPPSAMGAHLSAVPNHQTGRTVPMEFRAHVAMMGGSFGLELDPGTLQNNTAVPELLKLAEKINPIILTGDLYRLRSPEESQWPAALFVAEDGSQAVLFYFQLRPNVNHAAPWVKLQGLDEEAQYKVDGEGTFSGATLVNMGLQYTFDTEYGSKVVFIERQ comes from the exons ATGGTTGCGTTTTCTCCCGTGGCCCTGGGCCTTTTGACGCTTGTCGGCCACTCCACGATGGCTTCTGCGCAGTCCAATTCAGCTG TCGTCGCCGACGATACCAGCTTCGCCCTGAACGGCGACAATGTCTCCTACCGATTCCACGTCAACGAGACTACCGGCGATCTTGTATCCGACCACTTCGGCGGCAGCGTCGGCGGCGCAATCCCCTCGCCCAAGGAACCAGCTGTCAACGGCTGGGTCGGTGAAACGGGTCGAACCCGGCGCGAGTTCCCAGACCAGGGCCGTGGTGATTTCCGCATTCCTGCTGTTCGCATTCGGCAGACGGCTGGGTATGCTGTCAGCGATCTCCAGTATAAGTCGCATGAGGTGGTAGAGGGGAAGAGTGGCCTGCCTGGTCTGCCGGCGACCTTTGGGGATGCAGGGGATGTGACGACGTTGGTTGTGCATCTGTATGACAATTATAGCTCTGTTGCGGCGGATTTGTCGTACTCGATCTTTCCCAGGTATGATGCTGTGGTGAGGAGTGTCAACGTTACCAATAAGGGCGAGGGCAATATCACTATCGAGTCGCTGGCCAGTCTGAGCGTCGACTTTAACtatgaagatctggagatGATCAGTCTACGAGGCGACTGGGCTAGGGAAGCGAATCTCCAGAGGAGCAAGATCGACTATGGCGTGCAGGG ATTTGGGAGCAACACTGGCTACTCCTCTCACCTGCACAATCCCTTCCTGGCAATCGTAGAGCCTTCTACTACCGAATCCCAAGGCGAAGCATGGggcttcaacctcatctacACCGGCTCCTTCTCCGCTGAAGTCGAAAAAGGATCCCAAGGCCTGACTCGAGCCCTACTCGGCTTCAACCCTGACCGTCTATCATGGACTCTTGGCCCTGACGAAACATTAACGACCCCCGAATGCGTCGCAGTCTACTCAAAGAACGGCATCGGAGGCATGTCTCGCAAGTTCCACCGTCTCTACCGCAACCACTTGATCAAGAGCAAGTTCGCAACCTCAGACCGCCCCGTCCTGCTCAACAGCTGGGAAGGCGTCTACTTCGACTACAACCAGAGCACCATCGAGACTCTCGCCGAGCAATCCGCTGCTCTAGGAATCCACCTCTTCGTCATGGACGACGGCTGGTTCGGCGACAAGTACCCCCGGACTGCAGACAATGCCGGCCTGGGCGACTGGACACCAAACCCAGAGCGCTTCCCAGACGGTCTCTCCCCGGTGGTTGAAGATATCACAAACATCTCCGTCAATGGAACCGAAGATACAAAACTCCGCTTCGGCATCTGGGTCGAGCCCGAGATGGTCAATCCCAACTCCAGCCTATACCGTGAACACCCGGACTGGGTCCTCCACGCAGGGCCCTACCCTCGCACTGAACGGCGCAATCAACTCGTCTTAAACGTTGCTTTACCGGAAGTCCAAGACTTCATCATCGACTTCATGACGGACCTACTCAACAGCTCCGACATCTCATACATAAAATGGGACAACAACCGGGGGGTGCACGAGTCACCATCCCCAAGTAACGACCACAAATACATGCTCGGTCTCTACCGCGTCTTCGACACATTAACCACCCGCTTCCCCGATGTGTTGTGGGAAGGATGCGCCTCAGGCGGCGGACGCTTCGATCCAGGCGTCCTGCAGTACTTCCCCCAGATCTGGACATCCGATAACACGGACGGAGTCGACCGAGTCACCATCCAATTCGGGACATCACTTGCGTATCCTCCCTCGGCAATGGGCGCGCATCTCTCCGCCGTACCAAACCACCAAACAGGCCGGACTGTTCCTATGGAGTTCCGCGCGCACGTTGCAATGATGGGCGGGTCGTTCGGGCTGGAATTGGACCCCGGTACACTCCAGAATAACACCGCCGTGCcggagctgctgaagctggcggagaagattAACCCGATTATCCTAACGGGGGATCTGTATAGGTTGAGATCTCCTGAGGAGTCGCAGTGGCCTGCTGCGTTGTTTGTCGCGGAGGATGGGTCGCAGGCTGTCCTGTTTTATTTCCAGCTGAGGCCGAATGTTAACCATGCGGCGCCGTGGGTGAAACTTCAGGGGCTGGATGAAGAGGCGCAGTATAAGGTTGATGGCGAGGGGACGTTCTCTGGAGCGACGCTGGTGAATATGGGGCTGCAGTATACGTTTGATACGGAGTATGGCAGTAAGGTGGTGTTTATTGAGAGGCAGTAA
- a CDS encoding uncharacterized protein (COG:S;~EggNog:ENOG410Q1AY;~SECRETED:SignalP(1-22)), with product MMSFRGACVLLALLPQAFLAGAVPTPGGTDVGLSQHIPEQAGKYLPCGSKGCDKGDHDKDNDKDHDGDHDGEDGDHDGDHDGDHDHDHGDGDGDDITTVTVTDCPDIPTATITITTATDGGTGTATVTVTDTVVSIQTSTDCTATTTDYTTLTTDGPTVTSTITTAGPTVTSTSTVTTADTTVTDPGVTTTETDHQIITETETETATETDTEIHIQTTTTTTTETETQDVTTTVTETSTTEICTPTDEPDPGPDPGSETDFGSCSDPWIVYFHNGYEYVYSTVNQGDFPFGESPTIHSPGALICNRLQAPCHAPSEVVARCWQVLSEVDGLSGPEAAERWNELMA from the exons ATGATGTCTTTCCGAGGCGCGTGTGTGCTCCTTGCCCTACTACCGCAGGCTTTTCTTGCTGGAGCTGTCCCTACGCCCGGTGGCACCGATGTAGGCCTGTCACAGCATATACCGGAACAGGCAGGGAAATACTTGCCCTGTGGATCTAAGGGCTGTGACAAGGGCGACCATGATAAGGATAATGATAAGGATCATGATGGGGATCATGACGGTGAAGATGGGGACCACGACGGGGACCACGACGGGGACCACGACCATGAccatggagatggagacggtgaTGATATAACTACTGTGACAGTCACCGACTG CCCCGATATCCCAACAGCAACTATAACCATCACGACAGCCACCGACGGCGGCACCGGCACCGCAACAGTCACTGTCACAGACACCGTGGTGTCAATCCAGACGAGCACCGACTGCACCGCTACAACTACAGACTACACAACCCTAACCACTGATGGTCCCACTGTGACAAGCACAATCACAACCGCAGGCCCAACCGTCACTTCTACCTCGACTGTCACGACCGCCGACACAACAGTGACAGACCCAGGCGTTACGACAACAGAAACTGACCACCAGATCATcacggagacggagacagagacagcaaCAGAAACAGACACCGAGATCCATATccaaacaaccaccacaaccacaaccgaaaccgaaacccAGGACGTCACGACAACAGTAACagaaacatcaacaacagaaaTCTGCACACCCACAGACGAGCCAGACCCCGGCCCAGACCCAGGCTCCGAAACCGACTTCGGCAGCTGCTCAGACCCCTGGATCGTGTATTTCCACAACGGATATGAATACGTCTATAGCACAGTAAACCAGGGCGATTTCCCATTCGGCGAGTCCCCGACTATCCACAGCCCTGGGGCATTGATATGCAATCGGCTGCAGGCTCCGTGTCATGCGCCTTCTGAGGTTGTGGCGAGGTGTTGGCAGGTGTTGAGTGAGGTCGATGGGCTTTCTGGGCcggaggctgcggagagGTGGAATGAGTTGATGGCTTAG
- a CDS encoding uncharacterized protein (COG:S;~EggNog:ENOG410PWEJ;~TransMembrane:5 (o16-35i47-72o92-114i126-148o202-224i)), translated as MSPGYLEDSTVSKQRVPTLVFPALAICFLACRLISRRLKRLSFGVDDYTLILGQILVISIAGINYAATYYGMGRHMAAVMQEGFDTVIYMKLLYAFEPLYITAVAIIKFSVLLMYNRIFPVRSIRIGSYILGGITLAWLISVDLVAIFQCTPVKKAWLQQQIPGTCIDLKVALIANGVPNFVTDILILTLPGRSIWKLQASLWQRVSIIAVFLSGSFVVFASIYRFSLIFQVDMNDIPWTIADAQTWCVVETSAGIISACLPTIVPLIKLLAKGVVTTATTGLSNTNSRSRTTRSKSNTHSKIAREGNGESDSGNGHQLARLESRGGLVRGGVVGDTYNAQVESGSENRSRGSLHLNGHGIKKTHGWTVIEASGDSD; from the exons ATGTCACCTGGCTATCTCGAGGACAGCACTGTTAGCAAGCAGCGCGTTCCGACGCTTGTCTTTCCAGCGCTGGCAATATGTTTTCTCGCCTGCAGACTCATATCTAGGAGGTTGAAGCGTCTGTCCTTCGGGGTAGACGACTACACTTTGATTCTTGGCCAG ATCCTCGTTATATCCATTGCGGGAATCAATTATGCTG CAACATACTATGGCATGGGCCGGCATATGGCAGCCGTCATGCAAGAGGGATTCGACACGGTCATCTACATGAAG CTCCTCTACGCCTTCGAGCCCCTATACATCACggccgtcgccatcatcaaaTTCTCCGTCCTCCTCATGTACAACCGCATCTTCCCCGTCCGCAGCATCCGCATCGGCAGCTACATCCTAGGCGGCATCACCCTCGCCTGGTTAATCTCCGTCGACCTCGTCGCGATATTCCAATGCACACCGGTGAAGAAGGCATGGTTACAACAGCAAATACCCGGGACCTGCATTGATTTGAAGGTGGCGTTGATCGCGAACGGGGTGCCGAATTTCGTGACAGATATCCTGATCCTCACACTTCCAGGACGGTCCATCTGGAAATTACAGGCGAGTCTGTGGCAGAGGGTTTCCATCATCGCCGTGTTCCTGAGTGGGAGTTT TGTTGTTTTCGCAAGTATCTACCGCTTCAGTCTGATCTTCCAGGTTGACATGAACGACATCCCCT GGACAATCGCAGATGCACAAACCTGGTGCGTCGTCGAAACATCCGCCGGGATAATCTCCGCCTGTCTCCCAACCATCGTGCCGCTCATAAAGCTCCTCGCGAAAGGCGTAGTCACGACAGCGACAACCGGACTTTCAAACACGAACTCTCGCTCTCGCACTACGAGGTCGAAATCAAACACGCATTCTAAGATCGCCCGAGAGGGAAATGGCGAGTCCGATTCCGGGAATGGGCACCAACTTGCCCGGTTGGAGTCGAGGGGTGGGCTTGTCCGCGGTGGTGTAGTTGGGGATACCTACAATGCGCAGGTGGAGAGTGGCAGTGAGAACAGAAGCCGGGGGAGTTTGCACTTGAATGGACATGGGATTAAGAAGACGCATGGGTGGACTGTTATTGAAGCCAGTGGGGATAGTGATTAA
- a CDS encoding alpha/beta hydrolase (COG:S;~EggNog:ENOG410PQ5B;~InterPro:IPR000073,IPR029058;~PFAM:PF12697;~SECRETED:SignalP(1-21)): MAAKPTIVFSIGAWLLPPAFSTIQDKLAERGIPSEAPAHPSIGAEPPNKTLYDDVASFKTVLTQLVEEQGKDVVVVGHSYGGVVASGAVEGLAKDARKAAGKEGGVIRIVYMAAFALDKGQSLLDMLGGQPLPWMEVDGDYVRCNGGAEIALHDLPVEIQKQAESELVHTSREVFSGAATYEPWHDIPSAYIITEEDRGLPLQIQELLSAKLGTEVVYRIKSSHSPFLSMPDRLAEILEEISGKSS, from the exons ATGGCTGCCAAACCCACTATCGTCTTCTCAATCGGTGCATGGCTCTTGCCGCCTGCATTCAGCACCATCCAGGACAAACTCGCCGAACGAGGGATCCCATCCGAAGCACCCGCGCACCCGTCCATCGGCGCAGAGCCACCGAACAAGACCCTCTACGATGACGTCGCTTCGTTCAAGACCGTCCTGACACAGCTGGTAGAAGAGCAGGGGAAAGACGTCGTGGTTGTTGGGCATTCATACGGCGGTGTTGTTGCTTCAGGCGCTGTTGAAGGGCTAGCCAAGGACGCTCGGAAAGCAGCTGGGAAAGAGGGCGGCGTTATACGGATTGTCTATATGGCTGCCTTTGCATTAGACAAGGGGCAGAGTCTTTTGGATATGCTGGGTGGGCAGCCTCTACCCTggatggaggttgat GGCGACTATGTCCGCTGCAATGGCGGCGCAGAGATAGCGCTGCATGACTTGCCTGTCGAAATCCAGAAACAAGCCGAGTCGGAGCTTGTGCATACATCGCGCGAGGTCTTTTCAGGGGCTGCTACCTATGAACCGTGGCACGATATCCCGTCGGCGTATATCATTACGGAGGAGGACCGCGGACTCCCGCTGCAGATCCAGGAACTGTTGTCGGCGAAACTGGGGACGGAGGTCGTGTATCGGATTAAAAGCTCGCATTCGCCGTTTTTGAGTATGCCTGATAGACTGGCGGAGATTTTGGAGGAGATTTCTGGGAAGTCTTCGTAG
- a CDS encoding uncharacterized protein (COG:S;~EggNog:ENOG410PY9W;~InterPro:IPR011025;~TransMembrane:1 (o550-570i);~go_process: GO:0007165 - signal transduction [Evidence IEA]), producing MADPVSIIGTVGALANIIQLVSQTISGIRDLQSDWKDANLSFLSLLGQLSTLRVALMKIDVWMKSDLGDAHHQLVLDLDATMDCCGILLTNLQESVAKLQQGQDNTLDFHSKVRLMFGKKGISDIQRLLEHQTNALTLLLAACNCETSTEQNALLVRSSSRRTFRRLDQDSASLIVHRDGDSIATQTTDGLSKLSLAFSFDQEVFTSSVYERYFRGFAKKALRHPRRNDNAATEQAQANHSINRSSRHHSNNILLFGYDHTQIGDFLRPMFTSIDAKHTGIGLILERAAVYRYLIIYVKRLALGLKASGFQFSVKDNSTNCDFLLGYVDDLDPAKPLDARIGEAIKSLWRDPALQRARLKRPIIPLIYLLRDIDRITAADYIPTAVDIDAVGGRLPVVMQVQVIYQHTNRESQFLDGGLLDVTLRFVTPDIISRFSVSVDYDFTSVSNIFLLANGKGARVGSDPGPLFNEWIECIHSILWTTQAPWFPRAKSLIVVFQNLSVHREQGPVNSAFLDHHLEELFRSWIPFSSLVILLYPCIQTNDPWSVENWIQLLRLGLVFSSATLISNVIQRGITKPHSKYRIIPRVRGSPER from the exons ATGGCAGACCCTGTGTCAATTATTGGAACGGTTGGGGCTCTCGCCAACATCATCCAACTCGTCAGCCAAACAATAAGCGGCATTCGAGATCTCCAAAGTGACTGGAAAGATGCGAATCTTAGCTTTCTCAGTCTGCTGGGCCAACTGTCCACTCTGCGAGTTGCCTTGATGAAAATCGATGTATGGATGAAGAGTGACTTGGGGGATGCTCACCACCAGTTGGTCCTGGACCTGGACGCCACAATGGATTGCTGCGGTATACTTCTAACGAATCTTCAAGAATCAGTGGCAAAGCTGCAACAGGGACAAGATAACACCCTGGACTTCCATAGCAAGGTCAGGTTGATGTTCGGCAAGAAGGGCATCAGCGATATTCAGAGGTTGCTTGAGCACCAAACGAACGCTCTAACCCTGCTTCTAGCAGCATGTAACTG CGAAACATCAACAGAGCAAAACGCCCTCCTTGTCCGATCGAGCAGCCGAAGAACCTTTCGTCGATTGGATCAGGATTCGGCTTCATTGATTGTCCATCGTGATGGTGACTCGATTGCCACTCAGACAACCGACGGCCTCTCAAAACTTTCCCTTGCCTTCTCATTTGACCAAGAGGTATTTACCTCCAGCGTATATGAGCGATACTTCCGTGGgtttgcgaagaaggctCTCAGGCATCCTCGAAGAAATGATAACGCTGCCACTGAGCAGGCTCAGGCTAACCATAGCATCAACCGTAGCTCGAGGCACCATAGCAATAATATACTTCTATTCGGTTACGACCATACCCAAATAGGTGACTTTCTACGTCCCATGTTTACCTCAATCGACGCTAAACACACTGGTATTGGCCTGATACTCGAGCGAGCAGCGGTATACAGGTACCTCATCATCTACGTGAAGCGCTTAGCTTTGGGCCTCAAGGCATCAGGCTTCCAATTCAGTGTTAAGGATAATTCGACGAACTGTGACTTCCTGCTGGGGTATGTGGACGACTTAGATCCTGCAAAGCCCCTTGATGCGCGTATAGGGGAGGCTATAAAATCGCTCTGGCGTGACCCAGCTCTCCAGAGAGCTAGATTAAAGAGGCCTATTATTCCGCTGATTTA CTTGTTGCGTGATATTGACCGCATCACTGCTGCGGACTACATCCCCACAGCGGTGGATATAGACGCCGTGGGAGGCAGATTGCCAGTTGTGATGCAGGTACAAGTGATCTATCAGCACACCAATCGAGAATCGCAATTTTTGGACGGCGGACTCCTCGACGTTACACTGCGATTCGTGACACCTGATATTATTTCGCGCTtcagtgtcagtgtcgaCTACGACTTCACTAGTGTCTCCAACATCTTCCTGTTGGCGAATGGAAAGGGCGCCCGCGTTGGAAGCGACCCGGGGCCTCTATTCAATGAATGGATTGAGTGTATCCATTCCATTCTCTGGACGACACAAGCTCCGTGGTTCCCACGAGCCAAGAGCCTTATTGTTGTATTCCAAAACCTCAGCGTGCATCGAGAGCAGGGGCCTGTAAACTCTGCATTTCTTGACCATCACCTAGAGGAACTCTTTCGATCGTGGATACCTTTCTCTTCGCTAGTGATACTGCTATATCCATGTATACAAACGAATGACCCTTGGAGCGTGGAGAACTGGATTCAACTGCTTCGGTTAGGGCTGGTGTTTTCCTCCGCTACCTTGATCTCGAATGTGATTCAGCGCGGGATAACAAAGCCGCACTCCAAGTACAGAATCATTCCACGAGTACGTGGATCCCCTGAACGCTAG
- a CDS encoding uncharacterized protein (COG:S;~EggNog:ENOG410PXMD;~SECRETED:SignalP(1-18)) has translation MLSKSVLVAAVLAATASAALDKPALTPDLDYLLDGNTANLPQNGGARWGKWEAGLIPEDCKSIAEGQDLNPADFEVYDVFYDDCQDAWSFCRHKDSSEDLETFVNTFGRVPVRMRSWVRHLLSIPGSNWAFNSNGNIALSGTTTSNLDVCLHETGHSLDLLGAYVDGALSSTQEWEDAYNKDSAVPDNYARTNQVENVAQNTVVGIYDKVVPGGFPGVQSDSQKIKNQYTLLQDKAGEQILPGGTCDRHLQNSATVSIGGSSSKRDAKVVKAREAHDSALKGTYTNIVKEFAPFNTKDFHEQH, from the exons ATGCTCAGCAAATCTGTCCTTGTTGCCGCTGTTCTTGCGGCCACTGCCAGCGCTGCACTGGACAAGCCTGCCCTGACCCCCGACCTCGACTATCTCCTTGACGGAAACACAGCCAACCTCCCTCAGAACGGGGGAGCCCGCTGGGGAAAGTGGGAGGCCGGTCTGATCCCCGAGGACTGCAAGAGCATCGCCGAGGGCCAGGATCTCAACCCCGCCGACTTTGAAGTCTACGACGTCTTCTACGACGAT TGCCAAGATGCTTGGAGCTTCTGCCGTCACAAGGACTCATCCGAAGACCTGGAAACCTTCGTCAACACCTTCGGCCGTGTCCCCGTGAGAATGCGCAGCTGG GTCCGTCACCTCCTGTCCATCCCCGGTAGCAACTGGGCCTTCAACTCGAACGGAAACATTGCTCTGTCTGGAACGACGACCTCCAACTTGGACGTCTGTCTCCACGAGACCGGACACAGTCTCGACCTGCTCGGTGCTTATGTCGATGGCGCTTTGTCTT CAACCCAAGAATGGGAGGACGCCTACAACAAGGACTCGGCCGTCCCTGACAACTACGCCCGCACCAACCAAGTCGAG AACGTCGCCCAGAACACCGTCGTCGGTATCTACGACAAGGTCGTCCCCGGCGGCTTCCCCGGCGTGCAGTCCGACTcccagaagatcaagaaccaGTACACCCTGCTCCAAGACAAGGCCGGCGAGCAGATCCTCCCTGGCGGTACTTGCGACCGCCACCTCCAGAACTCGGCGACGGTCTCTATCGGCGGGTCGTCGTCTAAGCGCGACGCCAAGGTCGTTAAGGCGCGCGAGGCGCACGACTCTGCGCTCAAGGGAACGTATACCAACATTGTCAAGGAGTTTGCTCCTTTCAACACCAAGGACTTCCATGAGCAGCACTAG